One window of the Peptacetobacter hiranonis genome contains the following:
- a CDS encoding NAD-dependent protein deacylase, whose product MIVLFENEVNELKKLIDSHNNIVFFGGAGVSTESNIPDFRSSNGLFNQKLNRRFTPEEVVSYSFFVRYPEYFYEFYKDKLIYQDAEPNNAHKALAYLEEIGKLKAVITQNIDGLHQKAGSKNVFELHGSVQRNYCTKCHKFFDLEDMLELDGTIPKCDVCGGIVKPDVVLYEEALDENTINGAVKAIKNADLLIIGGTSLVVYPAASFINYYRGKDLVLINKSSTSMDGKATLKINAPIGKILYDTVLADK is encoded by the coding sequence ATGATTGTTTTGTTCGAAAATGAAGTAAATGAATTAAAAAAATTAATAGATTCACACAATAACATCGTATTCTTTGGAGGGGCTGGAGTTTCTACAGAATCAAATATACCCGATTTTAGAAGCTCTAATGGTTTATTCAATCAAAAATTAAATAGACGCTTCACTCCTGAAGAAGTTGTATCTTATTCATTCTTTGTAAGATATCCAGAATATTTCTATGAATTCTACAAAGATAAACTTATCTATCAAGATGCAGAGCCAAATAACGCACATAAGGCTCTTGCTTATTTAGAAGAGATTGGAAAATTAAAGGCTGTTATAACTCAGAATATAGATGGTCTTCATCAAAAGGCCGGAAGTAAAAATGTATTTGAGCTTCATGGCTCTGTCCAGAGAAACTACTGTACAAAATGTCATAAATTCTTTGACTTAGAGGATATGCTTGAACTAGATGGAACTATTCCAAAATGCGATGTATGTGGTGGAATTGTAAAGCCGGATGTTGTTCTATATGAAGAAGCATTGGATGAAAACACTATAAACGGCGCTGTAAAAGCTATTAAAAATGCCGATCTTTTAATAATAGGTGGAACATCTCTTGTAGTTTATCCTGCTGCTAGTTTCATAAACTATTACAGAGGAAAAGATTTAGTGCTTATAAACAAAAGCTCTACTTCTATGGATGGAAAAGCTACATTAAAAATAAATGCACCTATAGGAAAAATATTATACGATACTGTTTTAGCAGACAAATAA
- a CDS encoding MarR family winged helix-turn-helix transcriptional regulator, whose product MEDRDLSIMLLKNIHVFHSIVKVIVSERNESRILTERQFFALKKMAEIDKMELKNLSKVLHVSTSSLCILLNKLVEQGYVYREEDKKDRRNTFYGITEKGSEVLEIEKADILKIINKKIELIDEDKREDLYKALDLVFDTLIGTLNN is encoded by the coding sequence ATGGAAGACAGAGATTTATCAATAATGTTACTTAAAAACATACATGTATTCCACAGTATAGTTAAAGTAATAGTTAGTGAGAGAAATGAAAGTAGAATACTTACAGAAAGACAGTTCTTTGCATTAAAGAAGATGGCGGAAATAGACAAAATGGAGCTGAAAAATTTAAGCAAGGTATTACATGTATCTACTTCAAGTCTATGTATCCTTCTAAATAAACTTGTTGAACAGGGATATGTTTATAGAGAAGAGGATAAAAAGGACAGAAGAAATACATTCTATGGAATAACTGAAAAAGGTAGTGAAGTTTTAGAAATAGAAAAAGCGGATATACTAAAAATAATAAATAAAAAAATAGAGTTAATAGACGAAGATAAAAGAGAAGATTTATACAAAGCTCTAGACTTAGTATTTGATACTCTAATAGGAACACTTAATAATTAG
- the scpB gene encoding SMC-Scp complex subunit ScpB has translation MKREDIKNIIEAIMFAYGEPISIKELNAIINKDLSHKEIEFMMDALITEYKDNDRGIQIIRLENKYQMCTNEKYADYIKMVLEPKKKKTLSQATLETLTIIAYKQPVTKLEIENIRGVKCDKALKTLQENELIVEAGRLNKIGKPIIYKTSDEFLKLLNIESIDELPKIEEIEENN, from the coding sequence ATGAAGAGAGAAGATATAAAAAATATAATAGAGGCTATTATGTTTGCATATGGAGAGCCTATAAGCATAAAAGAATTAAATGCTATTATAAATAAAGACCTTTCTCATAAGGAAATAGAGTTTATGATGGATGCGCTTATAACTGAGTATAAAGATAATGATAGAGGTATTCAGATTATAAGACTTGAAAACAAGTACCAGATGTGTACAAATGAAAAATATGCTGATTATATAAAAATGGTTCTTGAGCCTAAAAAGAAAAAAACTCTAAGCCAGGCAACTCTTGAAACACTTACTATAATTGCATATAAGCAGCCGGTTACAAAATTAGAAATAGAAAATATAAGAGGTGTCAAATGCGATAAGGCTCTTAAAACACTTCAGGAAAATGAATTGATTGTAGAGGCTGGAAGATTGAATAAAATAGGGAAACCTATAATATATAAAACTAGTGATGAATTTTTAAAATTACTCAATATAGAATCTATAGATGAGCTACCTAAGATAGAGGAGATAGAAGAAAATAATTAA
- a CDS encoding segregation and condensation protein A has translation MKYNVQLKVYEGPMDLLYDLVTKHKIDIKDIAISEITKQYLDYLDAMEAMDMEITSDFITMASKLVEIKSRYLLYLQREDSEEEDPRIELVERLKEYKKYKQISKELKEKADEEHERFFRKKEEVIIEDELSLEDVSIAKMMELLPKLLKNIDKKEEEPKNDALERLVNRKIISVEEKIVSLRRTLATKDKISFLETVDQSDRGDIIASFLCVLEMIKEKEIIVTQDDFFEDIVIVKRTDKMLEYSEEN, from the coding sequence ATGAAGTATAATGTACAATTAAAGGTATATGAAGGGCCGATGGATCTTTTGTACGACCTTGTTACAAAGCACAAGATAGATATAAAGGATATAGCTATTTCAGAAATAACTAAGCAGTACTTAGATTATCTAGATGCTATGGAAGCTATGGATATGGAAATAACTAGTGACTTTATAACAATGGCGTCAAAATTGGTCGAAATAAAATCGAGATATTTACTTTATCTTCAGAGAGAGGATTCTGAAGAAGAGGATCCAAGAATTGAGCTTGTTGAAAGATTAAAAGAATATAAAAAATATAAGCAGATTTCTAAAGAATTAAAGGAAAAAGCAGACGAAGAACATGAAAGATTCTTTAGAAAAAAAGAAGAGGTAATAATAGAAGATGAGCTTAGTCTAGAAGATGTTTCTATAGCAAAAATGATGGAACTGCTTCCTAAATTGTTGAAAAATATTGACAAAAAGGAAGAAGAACCTAAAAATGATGCGCTAGAAAGGCTAGTAAATAGAAAAATTATCTCTGTAGAGGAAAAAATAGTATCATTGAGAAGAACGTTGGCTACAAAAGATAAAATAAGCTTTTTAGAAACTGTAGACCAGAGTGACAGAGGTGATATCATAGCATCGTTTTTATGTGTCTTAGAGATGATAAAAGAAAAAGAGATAATTGTTACACAAGATGACTTTTTTGAAGATATAGTAATAGTTAAAAGAACGGATAAGATGCTAGAATATTCTGAGGAGAATTAG
- a CDS encoding site-2 protease family protein, translating to MDIANIVATAAGIAIAISVHEFGHAYSAHLLGDDTAKLYGRMTLNPIKHVDPLGLLAMIIFHIGWAKPVPVNPMNYKNYKVGNFIVSIAGVCCNLLTAIVCAIIYKNVPIYGVQVLTYTCIIYNIGFAAFNLLPVPPLDGWGAIETFIPYQWREYAYKFERISGFVLILLLITGAYRIIINPIHGLFASIVQMFMF from the coding sequence ATGGATATAGCAAATATAGTAGCGACTGCTGCGGGTATAGCAATCGCAATATCAGTACACGAATTTGGGCATGCTTATTCAGCACATCTTTTAGGAGATGATACAGCAAAATTATATGGAAGGATGACATTAAATCCAATAAAGCACGTAGATCCACTTGGATTATTGGCGATGATAATATTCCACATAGGTTGGGCTAAACCAGTACCAGTAAACCCAATGAACTATAAAAATTATAAAGTTGGCAATTTTATAGTATCTATTGCAGGAGTATGTTGTAATTTACTTACGGCTATAGTATGTGCAATAATTTATAAAAATGTTCCTATATATGGAGTACAGGTTTTAACATATACATGTATAATATATAATATAGGGTTTGCTGCATTTAACTTACTTCCAGTACCACCGTTAGATGGTTGGGGAGCAATAGAAACATTCATACCATATCAGTGGAGAGAATATGCGTACAAATTTGAAAGAATAAGTGGATTTGTATTAATATTACTTCTTATAACTGGTGCTTATAGAATAATAATAAATCCTATACATGGACTATTTGCATCAATAGTTCAAATGTTTATGTTTTAA
- a CDS encoding IS91 family transposase encodes MNVLKKQKDEKIIKKILKNHFEEFKLKYWNKVRREMRDQIENTVIKALNCGNIEKGYIKHKCIDCGEEYIQGFTCKSKFCTKCGRKYSMEWAEKQVENILDVSHRHAVFTIPEELRVYFYRKRELLKDLQDATYKVLDSFHKKKTNGDYELGVIAVVHTFGGDLKWNPHIHALYTEGGIDRNNKWFKKLDFIPYTYMKKVWRKLVLDIIKNNFRDRKTRNLINKLYKKEFYVNAERRLTNIKQATQYIGRYLARPAIAEYRIINYDGKNVTYWYENKKPKGKREITVNVLEFIGKITQHIHPKGFRVARRYGLYSRVKNKLSIEILKLYNFMRHRNISKLIKKKNTVKKNFKDRLIESFGVNPYICKKCGKDMILWEIWHYKYGLIYNVLDKSNYKRIIYEEIIEKEISLNTTTQIELF; translated from the coding sequence ATGAATGTATTGAAAAAACAAAAAGATGAAAAAATCATTAAGAAAATATTAAAAAATCACTTTGAAGAATTCAAACTAAAATATTGGAATAAAGTTAGAAGAGAAATGAGGGATCAGATAGAAAATACTGTAATAAAGGCTTTAAATTGTGGAAATATAGAAAAAGGATATATAAAACATAAATGTATAGACTGTGGAGAGGAGTATATTCAAGGGTTCACTTGTAAAAGTAAGTTTTGCACAAAGTGTGGAAGAAAATATTCTATGGAATGGGCAGAAAAACAGGTAGAAAATATTCTTGATGTTTCTCATAGACATGCAGTTTTCACAATTCCAGAGGAGTTAAGAGTCTATTTCTACAGAAAGCGAGAGCTTTTAAAAGATTTACAAGATGCTACATATAAGGTATTAGATAGTTTTCATAAAAAGAAAACAAATGGAGATTATGAATTAGGGGTAATTGCTGTAGTACACACTTTTGGTGGAGATTTAAAATGGAATCCTCACATACATGCCTTATACACCGAAGGTGGAATAGATAGAAATAATAAGTGGTTTAAAAAATTAGATTTCATACCGTATACATATATGAAAAAAGTATGGCGAAAGTTGGTACTAGATATAATAAAAAACAACTTTAGAGATAGAAAAACTAGAAATTTGATAAATAAGTTATATAAGAAAGAATTCTATGTAAATGCAGAAAGACGTTTAACTAATATAAAACAGGCAACTCAATATATAGGTAGATATTTGGCTAGACCAGCTATCGCTGAGTATAGAATAATTAATTACGATGGGAAAAATGTAACTTACTGGTATGAAAACAAAAAACCTAAGGGAAAAAGAGAAATAACTGTAAATGTATTAGAATTTATAGGTAAAATAACCCAACATATTCACCCGAAGGGTTTTAGAGTTGCAAGAAGATACGGTCTATATTCAAGAGTAAAAAATAAATTAAGCATAGAAATATTGAAATTATATAATTTTATGAGACACAGAAATATATCTAAGCTGATAAAAAAGAAGAATACAGTAAAGAAAAATTTTAAAGATAGATTGATAGAATCATTTGGAGTAAATCCTTATATTTGTAAAAAGTGTGGAAAAGACATGATTCTATGGGAAATATGGCATTATAAATATGGATTAATATATAATGTACTAGATAAATCAAATTATAAAAGAATAATCTACGAAGAAATTATAGAAAAAGAAATTTCTTTGAATACAACAACACAAATAGAATTATTTTAA
- a CDS encoding glucose-6-phosphate isomerase yields MIKFDASHACKMEEILAHQDRVNALHKEIVEKTGTGNDFLGWVDWYKNYDKEEFEKVKESAKYIRENCDVFLVCGIGGSYLGARAAIEMINGLYADKKPEIIFVGNTFSSTYIAQVMKYIENKEVCVNVISKSGTTTETALAFRLLKQFMEKKYGKDEAKNRIFATTDKSRGTLRAMADKEGYTTFVIPDDIGGRYSVITPVGLLPIAVAGISIDDLMAGVEEAYNDLADPDLTKNPAYAYAVARRVLEGKGKNAEMFVTYDLNTTMLAEWWKQLFGESEGKDGKGVLPCSATFSTDLHSLGQFVQDGTKCLFETLVLFEKPIEDVIFPSDEENMDGMNYLAGKNVDWINKMAMQGTLDAHENTGGVPNLLITVDDMSAKSFGYLCYFFFRACAMTCYMLDINPFNQPGVEVYKKNMFKLLGKN; encoded by the coding sequence ATGATAAAATTTGATGCTTCACATGCATGTAAAATGGAAGAAATATTAGCTCATCAGGACAGAGTTAATGCTCTTCACAAAGAAATAGTAGAAAAAACAGGAACAGGAAATGATTTCTTAGGATGGGTAGACTGGTACAAAAACTACGATAAAGAAGAATTTGAAAAAGTAAAAGAAAGTGCTAAATACATAAGAGAAAATTGTGATGTATTCCTTGTTTGTGGTATAGGTGGATCATACTTAGGTGCTCGTGCAGCTATAGAAATGATAAACGGATTATACGCTGACAAAAAACCAGAAATAATATTCGTTGGTAACACATTCTCTTCTACATACATAGCACAGGTTATGAAATATATAGAAAACAAAGAAGTTTGTGTAAACGTAATATCTAAATCAGGAACAACAACTGAAACAGCTTTAGCATTCCGTTTATTAAAACAGTTTATGGAAAAGAAATACGGAAAAGACGAAGCTAAAAATAGAATATTTGCTACAACTGATAAATCAAGAGGTACATTAAGAGCTATGGCTGATAAAGAAGGTTATACTACTTTCGTAATACCAGATGATATAGGTGGTAGATACTCTGTTATAACTCCAGTTGGTTTATTACCAATAGCAGTTGCAGGAATAAGCATAGATGATTTAATGGCAGGTGTTGAAGAAGCTTACAATGATTTAGCTGATCCAGACCTTACTAAAAACCCAGCTTACGCATATGCAGTAGCTAGAAGAGTTTTAGAAGGTAAAGGTAAAAATGCAGAAATGTTCGTAACTTACGACTTAAATACAACAATGCTTGCTGAATGGTGGAAACAGTTATTCGGTGAATCAGAAGGTAAAGATGGAAAAGGTGTATTACCATGTAGTGCTACATTCTCAACAGACCTTCACTCATTAGGACAGTTTGTTCAGGATGGAACTAAATGTTTATTTGAAACATTAGTATTATTTGAAAAACCAATAGAAGATGTTATATTCCCTTCAGATGAAGAAAATATGGACGGAATGAACTACTTAGCTGGTAAAAATGTAGACTGGATAAATAAAATGGCAATGCAGGGTACATTAGATGCTCACGAAAATACAGGTGGAGTACCAAACCTTTTAATAACTGTAGATGATATGAGTGCTAAGAGCTTTGGATACTTATGCTACTTCTTCTTCAGAGCTTGTGCAATGACTTGCTACATGTTAGACATAAATCCATTCAACCAGCCAGGTGTTGAAGTATACAAAAAGAACATGTTTAAATTATTAGGAAAAAACTAA